Genomic segment of Jaculus jaculus isolate mJacJac1 chromosome 6, mJacJac1.mat.Y.cur, whole genome shotgun sequence:
TGAAATACTGATAAACAACCATATTAAACAAGtttagcttttttctttcttttttttttttttgaagtaagtcagtttattaaaataattgactTAGGCATCTGCAATGGTGACTTCAACCTCCACTCCTGGCTCAATGCTGATGGAAGTAATCTGTTTAACAATCTCAGAGGGACTGTGTACATCAATGAGTCGCTTGTGGATTCTCATCTGGAAGGGATCCCATGTTTTGGAACCTTCACCACAAGGTGTTTTCCTTGTAGTTATTCTCAGTGTCTTGGTGGGCATGCGAACTGGTCCTTTCACTTTGAGGTTCTTGTCCTTGGCTCCTCTGATCAAGTCAGCACACACCTTCTCCAGGGACTTCACGTTGCGGCTGGTGAGGGTGATCCGGATTCTGTGGACGGCCACCTCCGGTTCCACAGGCGTCTTTCCGGTATCCTTAAAGGCCATGGCTGCGGCGCGGCTTCCTGACCGACTTGTCCCTCGGCGAGAGCGAACAGCTGGGAGTCAGGAGCGGGAGCAGACAGAAGCTCTGCTGCACCCACAGCCGCCTCTCTGAaaggaatttttctttaaatttgatgCCATGTAACATACACTACCTTAAGAGGTTCTTGAGTTTGCTAATTTTAAATCACAGTATTCAGTTTGGATACATAGGAAAACAGTAGCATCACTCATGAACTGTACTCTTCTGAGGAAGGAATTAGCAATTTTCTGGGAAGGTGGAATAGTCTACACCATGTTAGGTGGAAACATGAATTATGATCATGCTTCATCTTTATTTCTGGTCTAAGTTGATTTAGCTTGGTATATGGAAGCCACATTGAGAGAACGTGTGTCAATTTCAGTGGGCTACAGGATACCAAAGAGTTGGTAAAATATGGCTTCTGAGCTTATCACCAATGGCATCTCCACAATAGTTTAGATTCTGTTTCAATAGTGAGTAAAAGTGATTCATAGTGTGAGCAGCCATCAGCCAACACTTTGCCTGCTAGAACAAAATAGTATAGGAAAAAATGgatattctccccaccccccctctcttttttcttgaaTGTGAGTAGTcatgttctctctttcctttggacAACAGAGGACTTCATCTGGGACATCAAACTCTGGAGCTTACACCAGGTATCACCACAGTTCTTAAGTTTTACACTCAAAAGTGAATTATAGCAGAGGTCTCTCTGTTTCCCCACATTGCATGTGGAAGCTTGTGGGGCTTCTCATCAGTAATTGTACACCAAATTTCTATGTTAATCTCATGTAGCTATGCCTtttattagggttctctagaaaaacagaaccaatagaatgaattgcattaaaagaaaatttattggattaatttatGACAGTTCAGCAATAAGCAATTTTCCCAAGAGTCAAGGAATCCGGTAGCTGCACAATGCATGAGGCTAGAAacctcagcagtcctaatctgGCAATGAAGGcgtggaggcttcctggagagcttcTGGTCTTCATTTtgctctggtcttcagtccacgctgatCTCAGCCCATGTTGGTATTCAGTCCATGCTGTAAGTCAGCAACTAGCACTgacagccaagtgggaagaaggtatttttttttccccagagcttccttagataaccccccccccgacacacacacacacacacatcaagagGAGTTGCCCACTCTGAGGAAAGGGCTAATCctaggggaaggacttccttcttcagttaatccttcctggaagcaaccttagagacccactcaagaggaatgtctgcAGATACCTAACCAGTATCaaattgacaacagaacttaaccatcacagtatcCACATCTAATCTATCTTTAtctatatatctttatttatgtcAGCAGTTCTGTTTTTCTGGAAACACTATTAAAGCAAAACAGATTCTGATACTTCCATACTAGTAAAGAaatttgaagttttcttttttaaattttaatatttatttgagagagatagaggaaaagagaaaggggttatatacacaaaaagagagagagagagaatggttcactagggcctttagcctctgccaacgaactccagatgcacgaccTACCTTGGGCATCTaatttatatggatcctggggaattgaatctaggccctatggctttgcagtcaagaacATTAACCCctaatccatatctccagcctgaaattttcattttttaagtttattcatttgcaagcagatggACATAGAAGAGATATAAGCAGAGATACaataggagtgccagggcctccagccattgcaaggaaagtctagattcatgtgccactttttgcatctggctatatgccttaaccattaaaccatctctttagcctgaaATTTTCTTgattagagtgaaatcctaataaaaatattttggaaaacgTAGTCTGAAGTCATCTGATGTTGCATTTGAGatggaaggaaaaatgatatgttactatatgtgtgtgtgtgtgtgtgcgtgtgtgtgtgtgtgtgtgtgtactacggtcaggttcacattactggcagaaaacaccctaccaagagcagcttgtggggaaaaaaaaagggggttattttggtttacaaactcaatgggaggctccatgatggcaaggaagaaCAATAGTATGggcagagagtggatatcaccaACTGGCCATCATCAGATGGGCAATAGCCACAAACGAGTCtgtcaagaggaagctggttataatgcAGATAAACCTGCTCCCAACAaaacattgcctccaggaggctttaattcccagatTACCATGaactggggatctagcattcagaacacctaaatttatgggggatacctgaatcaaaccatcacaataaaTGATGGTATACATGATGACTACAATGAGAATGAAATGAGTGGGGTTCAGAATTATAGAAGTCAGGACGTTTAGGCCTTGGTGAATGAGTGAATTATGAAATCAGAAACAGAGAATTACGAATCTTTATCCCAGAGCAGGTTCTGGATTTGTGGGAAAAAATGCAGAAGCCTCCAACCTGCAATAGAATCTGAAATTACAACAA
This window contains:
- the LOC101616359 gene encoding 40S ribosomal protein S20-like is translated as MAFKDTGKTPVEPEVAVHRIRITLTSRNVKSLEKVCADLIRGAKDKNLKVKGPVRMPTKTLRITTRKTPCGEGSKTWDPFQMRIHKRLIDVHSPSEIVKQITSISIEPGVEVEVTIADA